Proteins encoded by one window of Pseudomonas coleopterorum:
- a CDS encoding DUF4404 family protein, with protein MPARELQEQLDELREQLDKNQTLSLEEREDMRALMEQIKARMELENATADNSVADNVNLAVERFEVDHPGVAGALRNIVQTLGNIGI; from the coding sequence ATGCCAGCCCGCGAATTGCAAGAACAGCTCGATGAACTGCGCGAGCAACTGGACAAGAACCAGACGCTGTCGCTCGAGGAGCGCGAAGACATGCGCGCCTTGATGGAACAGATCAAGGCGCGCATGGAACTGGAAAACGCCACCGCCGACAACTCGGTCGCCGACAACGTGAACCTGGCCGTGGAGCGATTCGAAGTCGATCACCCAGGCGTGGCCGGCGCGTTGCGCAACATTGTCCAGACCCTCGGCAACATCGGCATCTGA
- the queF gene encoding NADPH-dependent 7-cyano-7-deazaguanine reductase QueF (Catalyzes the NADPH-dependent reduction of 7-cyano-7-deazaguanine (preQ0) to 7-aminomethyl-7-deazaguanine (preQ1) in queuosine biosynthesis) yields the protein MHPAAEHSPLGKSSEYVSTYTPSLLFPIPRAAKWAELGLSADTLPYTGVDVWNCFELSWLLPSGKPVVAIGEFSIPADSPNIIESKSFKLYLNSLNQTPFASVDALEKVLVQDLSGAAGKPVGVKVRRLEEVEAEGVVSLPGVCIDDLDITVSSYDHPQPELLRCDPARIVEESLHSHLLRSNCPVTSQPDWGSVCITYTGAALDPASVLAYLVSFRQHSDFHEQCVERIFTDLQRLLQPQKLTVFARYVRRGGLDINPYRSTEALDFTNGRLVRQ from the coding sequence ATGCACCCCGCAGCCGAACATTCCCCGCTGGGCAAGTCCAGCGAGTACGTTTCCACCTACACCCCCTCCTTGCTGTTTCCCATTCCTCGCGCCGCAAAATGGGCCGAGCTGGGCCTGAGCGCCGACACGCTGCCCTATACGGGTGTGGATGTATGGAACTGCTTCGAGCTTTCCTGGCTGCTGCCTTCGGGCAAACCGGTGGTGGCCATCGGCGAGTTCAGCATTCCGGCAGATTCGCCGAACATCATCGAATCCAAGTCGTTCAAGCTGTACCTGAACTCGTTGAACCAGACGCCATTCGCCTCGGTGGACGCGCTTGAGAAGGTGCTGGTGCAGGACCTGTCCGGCGCAGCCGGCAAGCCGGTGGGCGTCAAGGTACGGCGGCTGGAGGAAGTGGAGGCCGAGGGCGTGGTCAGCCTGCCGGGGGTGTGCATCGATGATCTGGATATCACGGTCAGCAGCTACGATCACCCGCAGCCGGAACTGCTGCGTTGCGATCCGGCCAGGATTGTCGAGGAGTCCCTGCACAGCCATCTGCTGCGGTCCAACTGCCCGGTCACCAGTCAACCAGACTGGGGCAGTGTGTGTATTACCTACACCGGCGCTGCGCTGGACCCTGCCAGCGTGCTGGCCTACCTGGTCAGCTTTCGCCAGCATTCGGATTTCCACGAGCAGTGCGTGGAGCGGATCTTCACTGATCTGCAGCGGCTGTTGCAGCCGCAGAAGCTGACCGTGTTCGCCCGCTATGTGCGGCGCGGCGGCCTGGACATCAACCCCTACCGCAGCACCGAAGCACTGGATTTTACCAACGGCCGACTCGTGCGCCAGTAA